From Brochothrix thermosphacta DSM 20171 = FSL F6-1036, a single genomic window includes:
- the nrdE gene encoding class 1b ribonucleoside-diphosphate reductase subunit alpha — protein sequence METPRLQSKPKEITYFKLNNELNRPVDGKIPLNKDREAVHAYFLEHVNPNTVFFHSLQEKLHYLINNDYIEREFIELYSGEFVKKVFQKAYAKKFRFRSFMGAHKFYTQYALKMNDGERYLERYEDRVSFNALYFANGDEELALDLVDEMIHQRYQPATPSFLNAGRKRRGELVSCFLIQATDDMNSIGRIVNSALQLSRIGGGVGVSLSNLRAAGDPIKGYEGAASGVVPVMKILEDCFSYSNQLGQRQGAGAVYLSVFHPDVVSFLATKKENADEKIRVKTLSLGLVVPDKFYDLAKNDDFMYLFSPYDVERVYGKPFSYVDITAEYEAMVNNPDIQKSKIRARELETEISKLQQESGYPYVINIDTVNKENPVDGKIVMSNLCSEILQVQKPSIINDDQTYEEMGTDISCNLGSSNIVNLMASPDFGKSVRTMTRALTFVTDSSSIEAVPSIKKGNDLAHTIGLGAMGLHTYLAMNKMSYGSEESLDFTNIYFLLLNYWTLVESNNIAKNRNETFDGFEKSKYADGSYFDKYTDKTWAPETDKVKDIFKDIFVPTPEDWAALRTEIMATGLYNQNRLAVAPNGSISYVNETSASLHPITQRIEERQEKKTGKTYYPAPYLSDETIPYYTSAYDMDMRRVIDVYAAAQQHIDQGMSLTLFMRSTMSTEIYEWKKSEKQTTRDLTILRHYAHRQGIKSLYYIRTYTDDAEEVGSNDCESCSI from the coding sequence TTGGAAACACCTCGTTTACAGAGTAAACCAAAAGAAATAACATATTTTAAGCTTAACAATGAATTGAATCGACCTGTTGATGGTAAGATTCCTTTAAACAAAGATCGTGAAGCAGTTCATGCCTATTTTTTAGAGCACGTTAATCCAAACACTGTTTTTTTCCACTCATTACAAGAAAAATTACATTATTTAATTAATAATGATTATATTGAACGTGAATTTATTGAACTTTATTCAGGTGAATTTGTGAAAAAAGTTTTCCAAAAAGCCTATGCAAAAAAATTCCGTTTCCGCTCGTTCATGGGAGCGCATAAATTTTATACACAGTATGCTTTAAAAATGAATGATGGTGAGCGTTATTTAGAACGTTATGAAGACCGAGTATCATTTAATGCTTTATACTTTGCAAATGGTGATGAAGAATTAGCGCTTGATTTAGTTGACGAAATGATTCATCAACGTTATCAACCAGCAACGCCTTCATTCCTTAATGCAGGACGTAAACGCCGAGGAGAACTTGTTTCGTGTTTCTTGATTCAAGCAACCGATGATATGAACAGTATTGGGCGTATTGTTAACTCAGCATTACAATTGTCACGTATTGGTGGTGGTGTTGGAGTATCTCTTTCTAACCTACGTGCAGCTGGTGATCCAATCAAGGGTTACGAAGGTGCCGCAAGCGGTGTCGTTCCTGTTATGAAGATTCTTGAAGATTGCTTTAGTTATAGTAATCAACTTGGTCAACGTCAAGGAGCAGGTGCTGTATACCTAAGTGTCTTCCATCCTGATGTCGTATCTTTCTTAGCAACTAAAAAAGAAAATGCGGATGAAAAAATCCGTGTTAAAACACTTTCACTTGGGCTAGTTGTTCCAGATAAATTTTATGACTTGGCTAAAAATGATGATTTTATGTATCTTTTCAGTCCTTATGATGTTGAGCGTGTATATGGAAAACCATTTTCATACGTTGATATCACAGCAGAATATGAGGCAATGGTTAACAACCCTGACATTCAAAAATCAAAAATTCGCGCACGTGAGTTAGAGACAGAAATCTCTAAATTACAACAAGAATCAGGTTATCCGTATGTTATTAACATCGATACTGTTAATAAGGAAAACCCTGTTGATGGTAAAATTGTTATGAGTAACCTTTGTTCAGAAATTTTACAAGTACAAAAACCATCAATCATTAATGATGATCAAACGTACGAAGAAATGGGAACAGATATTAGCTGTAACCTCGGATCTTCAAATATTGTTAACTTAATGGCTTCGCCAGACTTTGGTAAGTCTGTTCGAACAATGACACGTGCCTTAACATTTGTTACTGATTCATCATCAATTGAAGCAGTACCTTCAATCAAAAAAGGTAATGATTTAGCACATACAATTGGTTTAGGTGCAATGGGATTACACACGTATCTTGCGATGAATAAAATGTCATATGGTTCAGAAGAATCACTTGATTTTACCAATATCTACTTCTTGTTATTAAATTATTGGACATTAGTTGAAAGTAATAACATTGCTAAAAATCGTAATGAAACTTTTGATGGATTTGAAAAATCTAAATATGCTGATGGTTCATACTTTGATAAATATACAGATAAAACATGGGCGCCAGAAACAGATAAGGTAAAAGACATCTTTAAAGATATCTTTGTTCCAACGCCTGAAGATTGGGCTGCCTTACGTACTGAAATTATGGCAACTGGTTTATACAACCAAAACCGTCTTGCAGTAGCTCCTAACGGCTCTATTTCATATGTGAATGAAACAAGTGCATCATTGCACCCAATCACGCAACGTATCGAAGAACGCCAAGAGAAAAAAACAGGTAAAACTTATTACCCAGCGCCTTATCTTTCGGATGAAACGATTCCTTATTATACATCTGCTTATGATATGGATATGCGTCGAGTGATTGATGTTTATGCAGCAGCACAACAACATATCGATCAAGGTATGAGTTTAACGTTGTTCATGCGTTCGACAATGTCGACTGAGATTTATGAATGGAAAAAATCTGAGAAACAAACAACACGTGACTTAACAATCCTACGTCACTACGCACATCGCCAAGGTATTAAATCGCTTTACTACATTAGAACATATACTGACGATGCTGAAGAAGTGGGAAGCAACGATTGTGAAAGCTGCTCAATCTAA
- the nrdF gene encoding class 1b ribonucleoside-diphosphate reductase subunit beta yields the protein MLKKWEATIVKAAQSKASACEKEGVIPVTTNNKAYTAINWNEIEDVLDKKTWEKLTEQFWLDTRIPISNDLDDWRSLSDVEKHLVERVFGGLTLLDTLQSQDGMASLRESVRTPHEEAVYNNIQFMESVHAKSYSSIFSTLNTPKEINEIFSWTNTNEFLQKKALMINEVYQNGTALEAKVASVFLESFLFYSGFYTPLYFLGNNKLPNVAEVIKLIIRDESVHGTYIGYKFQLTFNETSEAEQEKLKGWVYAFLYELYENEVKYTESLYDAVGWTEDVKVFLRYNANKALANMGFSPLFPDTADDVSPIVMNGLSTGTNNHDFFSQVGNGYLLGQVESMSDSDYLI from the coding sequence ATGCTGAAGAAGTGGGAAGCAACGATTGTGAAAGCTGCTCAATCTAAAGCAAGCGCATGTGAGAAGGAAGGGGTAATACCAGTGACTACTAACAATAAAGCATATACAGCAATTAACTGGAACGAGATTGAAGATGTTCTTGATAAAAAAACATGGGAGAAATTAACTGAGCAATTTTGGTTAGATACACGAATCCCTATTTCAAATGATTTAGATGACTGGCGTTCACTTTCTGATGTTGAAAAACATCTTGTTGAGCGTGTGTTCGGTGGTTTAACATTATTGGATACATTACAATCACAAGATGGTATGGCATCATTACGTGAATCTGTACGTACACCTCATGAAGAAGCAGTATATAATAATATTCAATTTATGGAGTCTGTTCACGCAAAAAGTTATTCATCGATTTTCAGTACACTTAATACACCAAAAGAAATCAATGAAATTTTCTCATGGACAAATACCAATGAATTCTTACAGAAAAAAGCATTGATGATCAATGAAGTGTATCAAAATGGTACTGCTCTTGAAGCGAAAGTTGCCAGCGTTTTTCTTGAAAGCTTCTTATTCTATTCTGGTTTTTATACGCCGCTTTACTTCTTAGGTAACAACAAGCTACCTAACGTAGCGGAGGTTATTAAACTTATCATTCGTGATGAAAGTGTTCATGGAACTTACATAGGTTATAAATTCCAGTTAACATTTAATGAAACAAGCGAAGCAGAGCAAGAAAAATTAAAAGGTTGGGTTTATGCTTTCCTTTATGAACTTTATGAAAATGAAGTGAAGTACACTGAATCTTTATATGATGCAGTTGGTTGGACAGAAGACGTTAAGGTCTTCTTGCGCTACAATGCAAATAAAGCCTTGGCTAATATGGGCTTCAGCCCACTTTTCCCAGATACTGCCGATGATGTGAGCCCAATCGTTATGAATGGATTATCTACTGGAACAAACAACCATGATTTCTTCTCACAAGTGGGAAATGGTTATTTACTTGGACAAGTAGAATCAATGTCTGACAGCGATTACCTCATCTAA
- a CDS encoding L-type lectin-domain containing protein, whose translation MKDTRKKINGLLALAIMGVGFTMAPTMTSALTLPEPSAIAPDALDLTNIFEAASGGTSRIIDEGVGQSVVVTDNSLNQVGAIFSTDDYRIKLTEDYHARFALYFGSSDPSNAGDGMAFVIHSDPKYAKQILAEAKGQRLGVYGKDTVSNKGANAIANSFAIEFDAFANQDYKTADGSNFDYGGDFSKEANHIAYNYPSKPATYIENSHGGVLGIGATKSVKIIHNNLQSKKFVDNKWHYLDISYELSLNQLTYQFDNLPPVKAITSNADFGGANDLYWGFTGATGQKSLNQKVRFVELPGLVNAKISMSAEVATGDGLGWSDLPNGTVVEPNQRVKHIASLHYTDGKQGWVKPQVQIPLDVNEELVPNTTKYISAGNRDAKISDDDWIVGADGQLTLKTTVPDLNGIKYFTDVTYETRPKNVKTETTVTNTYDVVGKNLIKNLETKPTYKIAANKKPVIRWPDAYKSFEIGRSEVIETYANVSDVDSDSVDVFYRLNSAPYKKFGTVKGKQKEAVKVPFEIKGTDLVEGKNTIQVVATDSLNADSDIDVGTIASNVFLVGKLEMMSIPNFSFGDYTIDQLPQTAKITVDKPLIVSDFREKNQTWKLYAQMKTPFKNEDDHIGFVEGFTYTSPISGATVSDISNNTLIIEGKSGGKEETLTVDQLQDSFKLTIPDGIRSGNYTGIITWTFSETP comes from the coding sequence TTGAAAGACACACGAAAGAAAATTAACGGTTTGTTAGCATTAGCGATTATGGGCGTGGGGTTTACAATGGCACCGACAATGACGTCGGCATTGACGCTGCCTGAGCCTAGCGCAATAGCACCGGATGCTCTGGATTTGACAAATATTTTTGAAGCAGCTTCTGGAGGTACAAGTAGGATTATTGATGAAGGTGTTGGTCAGTCAGTGGTTGTAACTGATAATAGCCTTAATCAAGTCGGCGCAATATTTTCAACCGATGATTATAGAATTAAATTAACAGAAGACTACCATGCGCGTTTTGCTTTGTACTTCGGCAGCTCTGATCCTTCGAATGCTGGAGACGGAATGGCCTTCGTTATACATAGTGATCCTAAATATGCAAAACAGATTTTAGCAGAAGCTAAAGGTCAGCGTTTAGGTGTGTATGGGAAAGATACTGTGTCGAATAAAGGAGCGAATGCAATAGCAAATTCATTTGCAATTGAATTTGATGCATTTGCAAACCAAGATTATAAAACTGCTGATGGATCAAACTTTGATTACGGCGGGGATTTTTCAAAAGAAGCCAACCATATTGCGTATAACTATCCTTCAAAACCAGCAACATATATCGAGAATAGCCATGGTGGCGTTTTAGGTATAGGAGCTACTAAATCAGTTAAGATAATCCATAATAACTTGCAATCAAAGAAATTTGTTGATAATAAGTGGCATTATTTAGACATTAGCTATGAATTATCGTTAAATCAATTAACCTATCAATTTGATAACCTTCCGCCGGTCAAAGCCATAACTTCTAACGCAGATTTCGGAGGAGCCAATGATTTATATTGGGGATTTACAGGTGCGACAGGTCAAAAAAGTTTAAATCAAAAAGTGCGTTTTGTAGAGTTGCCAGGTTTGGTTAATGCGAAAATTTCGATGTCTGCTGAGGTAGCTACAGGTGACGGTTTGGGTTGGAGTGATTTACCTAACGGTACAGTTGTTGAACCTAATCAACGCGTGAAGCATATAGCATCATTACATTATACAGATGGTAAACAAGGGTGGGTAAAACCACAAGTGCAAATACCTTTAGATGTAAATGAAGAATTGGTACCAAATACTACAAAATATATTAGTGCTGGTAATCGAGATGCTAAGATTTCAGATGATGATTGGATAGTAGGTGCTGACGGGCAATTAACACTAAAAACTACAGTTCCTGATCTGAATGGTATAAAGTATTTCACAGATGTTACCTATGAAACACGTCCCAAAAATGTAAAAACAGAGACCACTGTTACAAATACATATGATGTTGTTGGTAAGAATTTAATTAAAAATTTAGAAACAAAACCAACTTATAAAATCGCTGCAAATAAAAAACCTGTTATACGTTGGCCTGATGCCTACAAGTCATTTGAGATTGGTCGTTCAGAAGTAATTGAAACTTATGCCAATGTCAGTGATGTTGACAGTGACTCTGTTGATGTTTTCTATAGATTAAATAGTGCTCCTTATAAAAAATTTGGAACTGTAAAAGGTAAACAAAAAGAAGCAGTTAAAGTTCCCTTTGAAATTAAAGGAACTGATTTAGTCGAAGGTAAAAATACCATACAAGTAGTAGCGACAGATTCATTAAATGCTGATTCAGATATTGATGTCGGAACTATTGCTAGTAATGTTTTCTTAGTTGGAAAACTAGAAATGATGTCGATTCCGAACTTCAGTTTCGGGGATTATACAATAGATCAATTACCTCAAACTGCAAAAATAACGGTGGATAAGCCATTGATAGTTTCAGATTTCCGTGAAAAAAATCAAACGTGGAAATTATATGCACAAATGAAAACGCCTTTTAAAAACGAGGATGACCACATTGGATTTGTAGAAGGATTTACGTACACTTCACCAATTAGCGGTGCAACAGTAAGTGATATATCTAATAATACTTTGATTATAGAAGGTAAATCAGGCGGTAAAGAAGAAACGCTAACGGTAGATCAACTACAAGACAGTTTTAAATTAACTATTCCGGATGGAATCCGTAGTGGAAATTATACTGGGATAATAACGTGGACATTTTCAGAGACACCCTAA
- a CDS encoding LPXTG cell wall anchor domain-containing protein: MDTMMKKVLGVLLVAVMLIPMLMNVAYVKAAESKSSISIRFTNEGKDNGTDKGTSNGTGSDNGKGTGNVNKSDNGGKLPVTGEQTQGFILLMGLVCVMVFAVRIRQIRVVTNKKEEI, translated from the coding sequence ATGGATACGATGATGAAAAAAGTGTTAGGTGTTTTGTTAGTGGCAGTAATGTTAATTCCGATGTTGATGAATGTTGCTTATGTTAAAGCTGCAGAAAGCAAAAGTAGTATTTCTATTCGCTTTACGAATGAAGGTAAAGATAACGGAACTGATAAGGGAACTAGCAATGGTACTGGATCTGATAACGGTAAAGGAACTGGTAATGTTAACAAGTCTGATAACGGAGGTAAGTTACCAGTGACAGGTGAACAAACACAGGGTTTTATCTTATTGATGGGGCTTGTATGCGTGATGGTATTTGCCGTTAGAATAAGGCAAATCAGAGTAGTTACAAATAAAAAGGAGGAAATTTAA
- a CDS encoding WxL domain-containing protein, whose protein sequence is MKLVKPLATLGMASAILLSASNIAFADTTSTASFTLKASEGGESGAATIDEISAIEFGEKTLSDKEETYTAINPLLMKVSDTRGTGEGWALNAKITKFVKENDTSVELRGSVLTIAQGEVTSPSGSASEKPTAAKNVVLNDEEHTLFAGRRDQGLGTWLNTVSASGVTLKVPNGNNAGKYTATISYVLAAAPQS, encoded by the coding sequence ATGAAATTAGTAAAACCTTTGGCTACATTAGGAATGGCTTCAGCCATTCTCTTATCAGCGAGTAATATTGCTTTTGCAGATACAACAAGTACGGCATCCTTTACATTAAAAGCATCTGAGGGTGGTGAATCGGGTGCGGCCACAATCGATGAAATTTCTGCAATTGAATTTGGCGAAAAAACACTTTCAGACAAAGAAGAAACATACACTGCAATCAATCCACTTCTCATGAAAGTGAGTGATACGCGTGGAACAGGTGAAGGTTGGGCCTTAAACGCTAAAATAACAAAATTTGTTAAAGAAAATGATACAAGCGTCGAGTTACGTGGTTCAGTGTTGACAATTGCTCAAGGGGAAGTGACGTCACCGAGTGGTTCAGCTTCAGAAAAACCCACAGCGGCTAAAAATGTTGTCCTTAACGACGAAGAACACACTTTATTTGCTGGACGAAGAGATCAAGGTTTGGGTACATGGTTAAATACCGTCAGTGCCTCAGGTGTTACTTTGAAAGTACCTAACGGTAATAACGCTGGTAAATACACTGCCACAATTAGTTATGTATTGGCCGCAGCACCACAAAGTTAA
- a CDS encoding WxL domain-containing protein: protein MKLTKTLAVTGLATALMITGSGIVSADETAPKAETGSASVILSGSNGETPPEIIDPTLPVDPENPGVDPGETGQTGPLTIDYVPHFDFGSVEIGEKPTVTAATNAKASVQISDRRASGEGWSLTASLSEFTDAEDKTQELKGVSITLPAGKATTTEGNVSPEAVTLAADLKANGESATIFKADENAGLGSWANVITPGDVKLSVGSGNLAGDYSATMTYTLANAPK from the coding sequence ATGAAATTAACTAAAACTTTGGCAGTAACAGGTTTGGCAACGGCATTAATGATTACAGGAAGCGGAATCGTATCTGCTGACGAAACAGCACCAAAAGCAGAAACAGGTTCAGCAAGCGTTATCTTATCAGGTAGCAACGGCGAAACACCACCAGAAATTATCGATCCAACTTTACCAGTTGATCCAGAAAACCCAGGCGTAGACCCAGGTGAAACAGGACAAACAGGTCCATTGACAATTGACTATGTGCCACACTTTGATTTTGGTTCAGTTGAAATTGGTGAAAAACCAACAGTAACAGCTGCAACAAACGCAAAAGCATCTGTTCAAATCAGTGACCGTCGTGCATCAGGTGAAGGTTGGTCATTAACAGCGTCATTAAGTGAATTTACAGATGCTGAAGATAAGACTCAAGAACTTAAAGGTGTGTCAATCACACTTCCAGCAGGAAAAGCGACAACAACAGAAGGTAACGTATCACCAGAAGCTGTGACATTAGCGGCAGATTTAAAAGCAAATGGTGAAAGTGCAACAATCTTCAAAGCTGATGAAAACGCTGGTTTAGGTTCATGGGCAAACGTTATCACACCAGGTGATGTTAAATTATCTGTTGGATCAGGTAACCTTGCAGGCGATTACTCAGCAACAATGACTTACACTTTGGCAAATGCACCAAAATAA
- a CDS encoding WxL domain-containing protein: MERFNKRIASSLVVLIGLPLMTIPSVSANETTVSAPSEMIIRFLPGSTGPTAPINPINPGEKPKPDPIDPTNPGTGQSGTLTIDFLSNFKFGEQALGKKEYYAVNENPYMQVTDKRGLSNGWVLTAAVSPFESADGRSQLTGAELTLGKGNVKSLAGNISSAPIAQAVTFKNNDSFTVMKAGNGGSRGTWVNVLSGKAGSNEKIKLTVPAGAKANVDYSAVMKWQLADAPVGL; this comes from the coding sequence ATGGAACGTTTTAATAAAAGAATTGCGAGTAGTTTGGTCGTTCTGATTGGTCTTCCACTAATGACGATACCTAGTGTTAGTGCAAATGAAACCACTGTTTCAGCACCATCAGAAATGATTATTCGTTTTCTTCCGGGATCAACTGGTCCAACGGCACCAATTAACCCAATCAATCCAGGTGAAAAACCTAAGCCTGATCCAATCGACCCTACTAATCCTGGGACAGGTCAATCAGGAACACTAACAATTGATTTTCTGTCGAATTTCAAATTTGGTGAACAAGCATTGGGTAAAAAAGAATATTATGCGGTTAATGAAAACCCCTACATGCAAGTAACTGACAAACGTGGTCTTTCTAACGGTTGGGTGTTAACGGCAGCCGTTTCGCCCTTTGAATCAGCAGATGGTCGTTCTCAATTAACTGGAGCAGAATTAACGCTTGGTAAGGGGAATGTAAAGTCTTTGGCTGGTAATATCTCATCAGCGCCAATTGCACAAGCGGTTACTTTTAAAAATAACGATAGTTTCACAGTGATGAAAGCTGGCAACGGTGGTAGTCGTGGAACATGGGTCAACGTATTGAGTGGCAAAGCGGGAAGTAATGAAAAAATAAAATTAACTGTACCCGCAGGAGCAAAAGCTAATGTAGACTATTCAGCAGTAATGAAATGGCAATTAGCAGATGCACCAGTAGGTCTATAA
- a CDS encoding DUF916 domain-containing protein, with product MKKMIYAIMVLTILLGFNLKAEAASMDYGVKSILPENQLNKNVTYYDLKMKPGETQQVELLFENNATETVTLNTKIHTASTNANGVIDYSRNLKKQDESMKYQIADYVKGPKTVTLKAKETRKVAYTITMPKHSFDGILLGGFHVSKEKSKAEEKKNKANKLKMNSPMLLG from the coding sequence ATGAAAAAAATGATTTATGCAATAATGGTGTTAACGATTTTACTGGGATTTAACCTGAAAGCTGAAGCTGCCTCAATGGATTACGGTGTTAAAAGTATTTTACCTGAAAACCAATTAAATAAAAATGTGACATACTACGATTTGAAAATGAAGCCGGGTGAAACACAACAAGTTGAGTTATTATTTGAAAACAATGCAACTGAAACGGTAACATTGAATACGAAAATACATACTGCGAGTACTAATGCAAATGGCGTTATTGACTATAGTCGTAACCTTAAAAAACAAGATGAAAGTATGAAATACCAAATTGCAGATTATGTAAAAGGCCCTAAAACAGTGACATTAAAAGCAAAAGAAACGCGTAAAGTAGCCTATACAATTACAATGCCTAAACACTCTTTTGATGGCATTTTACTTGGTGGTTTTCATGTGTCTAAAGAGAAAAGTAAAGCAGAAGAAAAAAAGAACAAGGCCAACAAATTAAAAATGAATTCGCCTATGTTATTGGGTTGA
- a CDS encoding DUF3324 domain-containing protein, with translation MTETNKKIKPELKLIDVKPALENYHTVVKAFIQNPTASIISDLKIEAQVTKKDSKTVLHEIKKENYAMAPNTNFGFAIPWDNQELKPGKYTVSVKAEDKTKEKWEFTRDFEIKKEAESLNKEAVDIEKPFPWGWTIAGGIVLLAIIAGAVYFIIKKRRKN, from the coding sequence TTGACAGAAACAAACAAAAAAATTAAGCCGGAATTGAAATTGATTGATGTTAAGCCAGCTTTAGAAAACTACCATACAGTTGTGAAGGCGTTTATTCAAAATCCAACAGCTTCGATTATTTCGGATTTAAAAATTGAAGCTCAAGTAACAAAAAAAGATTCTAAAACGGTATTGCATGAGATTAAGAAAGAAAATTATGCGATGGCACCTAACACTAATTTCGGTTTTGCCATACCTTGGGATAACCAAGAATTAAAACCGGGGAAATACACAGTGAGTGTTAAAGCCGAAGATAAAACCAAAGAAAAATGGGAATTTACACGTGATTTTGAAATTAAAAAGGAAGCAGAATCATTGAATAAAGAAGCTGTAGATATTGAAAAACCATTCCCTTGGGGATGGACAATTGCAGGAGGAATAGTACTCCTAGCCATTATTGCAGGTGCTGTTTACTTTATCATTAAGAAGCGTCGTAAAAATTAA
- a CDS encoding VOC family protein — translation MTQGAIHHIEIYVADLAESENFWGWLLESLGYTPYQKWDKGISWQLKGQYLVFVQAESQFTESGYHRKRIGLNHLAFNVESSANVDDYKVKLEERGSRILYLDKHPYAGGSENYAIYFEDPNGIKVELVATRAKNENEGCD, via the coding sequence ATGACACAGGGTGCTATACATCATATTGAGATATATGTGGCAGATTTAGCTGAATCAGAAAATTTTTGGGGTTGGTTGCTAGAAAGTTTGGGTTATACGCCCTATCAAAAATGGGATAAAGGAATAAGTTGGCAATTAAAAGGTCAATATTTAGTGTTTGTGCAAGCAGAATCGCAATTTACAGAATCAGGCTATCACCGAAAACGTATTGGTTTAAATCATCTTGCGTTTAATGTTGAGTCGTCTGCTAACGTTGACGACTATAAAGTGAAGTTAGAAGAACGTGGGAGTCGTATACTCTATTTGGATAAACATCCGTACGCAGGAGGTTCAGAAAATTACGCGATTTATTTTGAAGATCCTAACGGTATAAAAGTTGAACTTGTCGCAACAAGAGCAAAGAATGAGAATGAAGGATGTGACTGA
- a CDS encoding Type 1 glutamine amidotransferase-like domain-containing protein — MTTNLFLFGGGPPFTNKLAERFRKIAKKHTGKVVVLYIEKNLQKDKTYTKKYINTLRKKGYNDFCLLPLGTTKVAEVENSAGIIIGAGNTLVYAKHIVDTAIGKAIKDAYERGVPVAGFSAGALISPSECVISPRDNKERLFKQRKGLGLLNNTVLVAHYQQWEESKHLRETATAFPTFQNYGINEHTDIYFRDGTFFEMEGDGVFTIIDQQLHAVINKEPVSKLKLWQKIRNFFLKVR; from the coding sequence ATGACAACAAATTTATTTTTATTCGGTGGAGGTCCGCCTTTCACAAATAAACTTGCAGAACGTTTTCGTAAAATTGCAAAAAAACACACAGGTAAAGTGGTTGTTTTATATATAGAAAAAAACTTACAAAAAGATAAAACATACACAAAAAAATACATTAATACCTTAAGGAAAAAGGGGTATAATGATTTTTGTTTGTTACCTTTAGGGACAACAAAAGTAGCAGAAGTAGAAAACAGTGCAGGTATTATAATAGGTGCAGGTAACACACTTGTTTACGCTAAGCACATTGTTGATACAGCAATTGGTAAGGCTATAAAAGATGCGTATGAACGAGGGGTGCCAGTTGCTGGATTTTCAGCAGGTGCTTTAATTAGCCCAAGTGAATGTGTAATATCACCAAGGGATAATAAAGAACGACTTTTTAAACAACGAAAAGGGCTAGGACTTCTCAACAATACGGTGTTAGTTGCACACTATCAACAATGGGAAGAAAGCAAGCATCTGCGAGAAACAGCAACGGCTTTTCCAACGTTTCAAAATTATGGAATAAATGAGCACACCGATATTTATTTTAGAGATGGGACGTTTTTTGAAATGGAAGGTGACGGGGTTTTTACTATTATTGACCAACAGTTGCACGCCGTTATAAATAAAGAACCTGTATCCAAATTGAAGCTATGGCAAAAAATAAGGAATTTTTTCTTAAAGGTTAGATAA